A single window of Methylobacterium nodulans ORS 2060 DNA harbors:
- a CDS encoding helix-turn-helix domain-containing protein: MQSIVMTTAVAPRSLGERIQRRRRRLGFLQSELARAIGCGPGAISRFERGRRVPREVLPRLAAALQVDVRDLLADAAAIEPSREECELLQAYRALPDSGQAEIRSLMAALAAGRVAR, encoded by the coding sequence ATGCAGTCCATCGTCATGACCACGGCCGTGGCTCCGCGCTCGCTCGGCGAGCGCATCCAGCGCCGCCGCCGCAGGCTGGGCTTCCTTCAATCCGAGCTCGCACGGGCCATCGGCTGCGGGCCCGGGGCGATCTCCCGGTTCGAGCGGGGCCGCCGGGTGCCGCGCGAGGTGCTGCCGCGCCTCGCGGCCGCGCTGCAGGTCGATGTCCGCGACCTACTCGCGGATGCCGCGGCGATCGAGCCGTCCCGTGAGGAGTGCGAGCTGCTGCAGGCCTACCGCGCGCTGCCCGACAGCGGGCAGGCCGAAATCCGCAGCCTGATGGCCGCGCTTGCCGCCGGGAGGGTGGCGCGATGA
- a CDS encoding DNA cytosine methyltransferase has protein sequence MIRQEIRHFHVCCGAGGGAKGFNRGQARVGAVVAAPRCIGAVDVDPAGIADFDRVAGVRGTVLDLFTREQFVAFHGRQPGPGWREAVPDDFRRAAHGERPHVVFMSTPCKGFSGLLSDKISGTARYQALNGLTLRAVWLTLEAWAGDPPEFILFENVPRIATRGRWLLDQIGALLAAYGYVFAETTHDCGVIGGLAQSRKRFLLVARHQAKVPPFLYEPPQRRLRGVGEVLGRLPLPGDLSVGPMHRVPSLQWKTWVRLAFVEAGSDWRSLNKLHVEGGHLADFGIAPEAGWHAGVLGVQRWDETAGTVTGRGSPTTGTFAVADPRVDGYERSVQMGVRAWDAVAGTVTGNMAVGAGPNAVADPRLQGPPRFNNVYRIVPWAGTSPAVAGPGGPGGGLAVADPRADAGFGGAGKYRVTAYDEAAGTVIGASTTGQGAFALADPRPARAWQDQILGVLPFDEPAGAITAKAEATTGRFSVADPRMTWADSAHRNKLKVVGYDEPAGCVTGADRVGSGALCVADPRPDFARGGRAAYQTGGHYGVTPWDAPSGAVTGSGQHDNGRWSVADPRPAEGETAAALPAADDRLVAVIRALDGTWHRPFTTYELAALQSYVDPEDPAPLVMEGISDSAWRERIGNMVPPASAEAIMGVIARTLLLAWAGETFLLSNEPIWVRPVAIAAAMELPLLGGDP, from the coding sequence ATGATCCGCCAGGAGATCCGCCACTTCCACGTCTGCTGCGGCGCGGGCGGCGGGGCCAAGGGCTTCAACCGCGGGCAGGCCCGGGTCGGCGCCGTCGTGGCCGCGCCGCGCTGCATCGGCGCCGTCGACGTCGACCCGGCCGGCATCGCGGACTTCGACCGCGTCGCGGGCGTGCGCGGCACCGTCCTCGACCTGTTCACCCGGGAGCAGTTCGTCGCGTTCCACGGCCGACAGCCGGGGCCGGGCTGGCGCGAGGCCGTGCCCGACGACTTCCGGCGCGCCGCACACGGCGAGCGCCCGCACGTCGTGTTCATGTCGACGCCCTGCAAGGGCTTCTCGGGCCTGCTCTCGGACAAGATCTCCGGCACGGCCCGGTACCAGGCGCTCAACGGCCTGACCCTGCGCGCGGTGTGGCTCACCCTCGAGGCCTGGGCCGGCGATCCCCCTGAGTTCATCCTGTTCGAGAACGTGCCGCGGATCGCCACCCGCGGGCGCTGGCTGCTCGACCAGATCGGGGCGCTGCTCGCCGCCTATGGCTACGTCTTTGCCGAGACGACGCACGACTGCGGCGTGATCGGCGGGCTGGCCCAGAGCCGGAAGCGCTTCCTCCTGGTGGCGCGGCACCAGGCCAAGGTGCCGCCCTTCCTGTACGAGCCGCCGCAGCGGCGGTTGCGCGGCGTCGGCGAGGTGCTGGGCCGCCTGCCGCTGCCGGGCGACCTTTCGGTCGGCCCGATGCACCGGGTCCCGAGCCTCCAATGGAAGACGTGGGTTCGCCTCGCCTTCGTGGAGGCCGGTTCGGACTGGCGCTCGCTCAACAAGCTGCACGTCGAGGGCGGCCATCTCGCCGACTTCGGCATCGCGCCGGAGGCGGGCTGGCATGCCGGGGTGCTGGGCGTGCAGCGGTGGGACGAGACCGCCGGCACCGTGACCGGACGCGGCAGCCCGACGACCGGCACGTTCGCTGTGGCTGATCCCCGGGTGGACGGCTATGAGCGGTCTGTCCAGATGGGCGTGCGCGCCTGGGACGCCGTTGCCGGGACTGTGACCGGCAACATGGCGGTGGGAGCCGGTCCGAATGCGGTGGCCGATCCGCGACTTCAGGGGCCGCCGCGCTTCAACAACGTCTACCGGATCGTGCCGTGGGCCGGCACCTCGCCAGCGGTTGCCGGCCCAGGCGGGCCCGGTGGCGGCCTCGCTGTCGCGGATCCCCGGGCGGATGCCGGGTTCGGCGGCGCGGGGAAATATCGCGTCACGGCCTACGACGAGGCCGCCGGCACGGTGATCGGCGCCTCGACCACGGGGCAGGGCGCGTTCGCACTCGCCGACCCACGTCCGGCCCGCGCGTGGCAGGACCAGATCCTGGGCGTCCTGCCGTTCGACGAGCCGGCTGGTGCGATCACCGCGAAGGCCGAGGCGACGACGGGCCGGTTTTCGGTGGCCGACCCGCGCATGACGTGGGCCGATTCCGCCCACCGCAACAAGCTCAAGGTCGTCGGCTACGACGAGCCGGCCGGTTGCGTCACAGGTGCCGATCGCGTCGGCTCAGGCGCGCTGTGCGTCGCCGATCCCCGGCCCGACTTCGCCCGCGGCGGTCGCGCCGCCTACCAGACCGGCGGCCACTACGGCGTCACGCCATGGGACGCGCCCTCGGGCGCGGTGACCGGCTCGGGCCAGCACGACAACGGCCGCTGGTCGGTGGCGGACCCGCGCCCGGCGGAGGGCGAGACAGCCGCGGCGCTGCCGGCCGCCGATGACCGCCTCGTGGCGGTGATCCGGGCGCTGGACGGGACCTGGCACCGGCCCTTCACCACCTACGAACTCGCCGCGCTCCAGAGCTACGTCGACCCGGAGGACCCGGCGCCGCTGGTGATGGAGGGCATCTCCGACAGCGCATGGCGTGAGCGGATCGGCAACATGGTCCCGCCGGCCTCGGCCGAGGCGATCATGGGGGTGATCGCCAGGACGCTGCTCCTCGCCTGGGCGGGGGAGACCTTCCTGCTCTCGAACGAGCCGATTTGGGTGCGCCCGGTGGCGATCGCGGCGGCGATGGAGCTGCCGCTGCTGGGAGGTGACCCATGA
- a CDS encoding tetratricopeptide repeat protein — MHQAHVLMLVLGLLGLATPTAYALDATDYYNRGDAFRSKGEYDRAIADYDQALRLDPKSAVAYTHRGLAFYRKGEYDRAIADYDQALRLDPKYANIYINRGLAFYRKGEYDRAIADYDQALRLDLRDAVVYTNRGDAFRSKGEYDRAIADYDQALRFNPKYAYAYRNRGDAFQSKGEYDRAIADYDHALRLNPEDAAAYTHRGLAFQSKSEYDRAIADYDQALRFDPKYANIYINRGYAFRSKGEYNRAIADFDQALRLDPKSVIAYTGRGDAFRSKGENDRAIADYDQALRFNPKYAYAYRNRGDAFRNKGEYDRAIADYDHALRLDPKSATAYNNRGLAFQNKGEYDRAIADYDQALRLDPKDAAAYTNRGAAFYRKGEHDRAIADYDEALRLDPKSAAAYNGRGAALNKKGEYDRAIADLDQALRLKPGFANPYCHRGTAFRHKGDLDRALAELNEAVRLNPKYADAYQERGVTFQARGESDRALADLAEAVRLKPELEADATFLKVRGEAQAALASRPAAAAVVAAVQTPPVVHAPAVSAVTPLAETRVALVIGNSAYAAVAPLDNPARDATAIARSLRDTGFKTVQLKNDLRYEDLRRALNSFSAEADKADWAVVYYAGHGIEVGGVNYLVPIDARLKTDRAVQFEAIPLDQVLGSIEGARRLRLVILDACRDNPFLQQMTRTIAARSVGRGLAKVEPETSGTLVAFAAKHGQVALDGQDGQVNSPFAAALIKNIAKPGIEIRKLFGLVHDDVLAGTGRKQEPFVYGALGGEDYFFRTR; from the coding sequence TTGGTCTGGCAACCCCAACAGCTTATGCATTGGATGCAACTGACTACTATAATCGCGGAGATGCCTTCCGGAGCAAGGGCGAGTACGACCGGGCGATTGCAGACTACGATCAGGCTTTGCGCCTCGATCCTAAGTCCGCAGTCGCGTACACCCATCGCGGCCTGGCGTTCTACCGCAAGGGCGAGTACGACCGGGCGATTGCAGACTACGATCAGGCCCTGCGCCTCGATCCTAAGTACGCAAATATCTACATCAATCGCGGGTTAGCGTTCTACCGCAAGGGCGAGTACGACCGGGCGATCGCAGACTACGATCAGGCCCTGCGCCTCGATCTCAGGGACGCGGTCGTCTACACCAATCGCGGAGATGCCTTCCGGAGCAAGGGCGAGTACGACCGAGCGATCGCAGACTATGACCAAGCCTTGCGGTTCAATCCCAAGTACGCATATGCCTACAGAAATCGCGGGGACGCCTTCCAGAGCAAGGGTGAGTACGACCGGGCAATCGCCGACTACGATCACGCTCTGCGGCTCAATCCTGAGGACGCAGCCGCATACACCCATCGCGGGTTAGCCTTCCAAAGCAAGAGCGAGTACGACCGGGCAATTGCAGACTACGATCAGGCTCTGCGCTTCGATCCTAAGTACGCAAATATCTACATCAATCGCGGCTATGCCTTCCGGAGCAAGGGCGAGTACAACCGGGCAATCGCGGACTTCGATCAGGCCCTGCGGCTCGATCCAAAGTCCGTAATCGCCTACACCGGGCGTGGGGATGCCTTCCGGAGCAAAGGTGAGAACGACCGAGCGATCGCAGACTACGACCAAGCCTTGCGGTTCAATCCCAAGTACGCATATGCCTACAGAAATCGCGGGGATGCCTTCCGGAACAAGGGTGAATACGACCGGGCAATCGCCGACTACGATCACGCTCTGCGCCTCGATCCCAAGTCCGCAACTGCCTACAACAATCGCGGGTTAGCCTTTCAAAACAAGGGCGAGTACGACCGGGCAATCGCGGACTACGATCAGGCGCTGCGGCTCGATCCTAAGGACGCGGCGGCGTACACCAATCGCGGAGCAGCTTTCTACCGCAAGGGCGAGCACGACCGGGCGATCGCGGATTACGACGAGGCCCTGCGGCTCGATCCCAAGTCCGCAGCGGCCTACAACGGTCGCGGGGCTGCCCTCAACAAGAAGGGCGAGTACGACCGGGCGATCGCAGACCTCGACCAAGCCCTCCGACTCAAGCCCGGGTTCGCCAACCCGTATTGCCATCGCGGCACGGCCTTCCGGCACAAAGGCGATCTCGACCGCGCGCTTGCGGAGCTGAATGAAGCCGTGCGCCTCAATCCCAAATACGCGGACGCCTACCAGGAACGCGGGGTGACGTTCCAGGCCCGGGGCGAGTCGGACCGGGCTCTGGCGGATCTCGCTGAGGCTGTGCGGCTGAAGCCTGAGCTTGAGGCAGACGCAACCTTCCTCAAGGTGCGCGGTGAGGCACAAGCGGCTCTGGCCAGCCGGCCTGCAGCCGCCGCGGTGGTGGCGGCGGTCCAGACCCCGCCGGTTGTCCACGCGCCTGCCGTGTCGGCCGTCACCCCGCTGGCCGAGACCCGGGTCGCGCTCGTGATCGGCAACAGCGCCTATGCGGCTGTCGCGCCGCTCGACAACCCGGCGCGAGACGCCACCGCAATCGCCCGCTCCTTGCGGGACACCGGCTTCAAGACTGTTCAGCTCAAGAACGATCTTCGCTACGAGGATCTGCGGCGAGCCCTGAACAGCTTCTCGGCCGAAGCGGACAAGGCCGACTGGGCCGTCGTCTACTACGCGGGGCACGGCATCGAGGTCGGCGGCGTCAACTATCTCGTGCCGATCGATGCCCGCTTGAAGACGGACCGGGCCGTGCAGTTCGAGGCAATACCGCTCGATCAAGTCCTGGGCAGCATCGAGGGCGCGCGCAGGCTGCGCCTGGTCATCCTGGATGCCTGCCGCGATAATCCGTTCCTGCAGCAGATGACGCGGACGATCGCGGCGCGTTCGGTCGGGCGAGGTCTGGCGAAGGTCGAGCCGGAGACGAGCGGCACGCTGGTGGCGTTCGCAGCCAAGCACGGCCAGGTGGCGCTGGATGGGCAGGATGGTCAGGTTAATAGTCCGTTCGCGGCAGCGCTGATCAAGAACATTGCCAAGCCTGGCATCGAAATCCGCAAGCTGTTCGGGCTGGTGCATGATGATGTGCTGGCGGGCACGGGTCGCAAGCAGGAGCCGTTCGTTTATGGCGCCCTCGGAGGCGAGGATTACTTCTTCAGAACGCGTTGA